The following are encoded in a window of Pseudalgibacter alginicilyticus genomic DNA:
- a CDS encoding dihydrofolate reductase family protein, with the protein MRKIKLFIATSLDGFIAQPNDDLSFLKLVEKEGEDYGYDAFTSSIDTIIIGRKTYDYVVKEIGASHYDNGKRDVYVITRTERPDNGRIKFYTGNIKDLVTQLKSEAGKDIYCDGGAVVVNELLKNDLIDELTISIVPILVGNGTRLFKEDRPEQLLEFISAKTFDTGLVQVYYKRKK; encoded by the coding sequence ATGAGAAAAATAAAACTATTTATAGCAACCAGTTTAGACGGATTTATAGCGCAACCAAATGATGACCTTAGTTTTTTAAAGTTAGTTGAAAAAGAAGGAGAAGATTATGGTTATGATGCATTTACTTCATCCATAGATACGATTATTATTGGTCGTAAAACCTATGATTATGTTGTAAAAGAGATTGGTGCTTCTCACTACGATAATGGGAAACGAGATGTGTATGTAATTACAAGAACGGAACGTCCAGACAACGGTAGAATTAAATTTTATACAGGTAATATAAAAGACTTAGTAACACAACTTAAAAGCGAAGCGGGTAAAGACATTTATTGTGATGGTGGTGCTGTAGTGGTTAATGAACTACTTAAAAATGACCTCATTGATGAACTTACTATTTCCATTGTACCTATTCTTGTAGGTAATGGTACAAGATTATTTAAAGAAGATAGACCAGAGCAACTATTGGAATTTATAAGTGCCAAAACATTTGATACGGGATTGGTACAGGTATATTACAAACGAAAAAAATAA
- a CDS encoding SRPBCC domain-containing protein: MENQVGKTKDVGFQFGIRKTFSVSSEKVWDFLFSENGLRIWLGNLKNELEIKKEFETENDITGLVRVFKTNSHIRLNWKPKNWENMSTIQIRVIGNQTKATIAIHQEKLLNTEQRNEMKAYWTEIMKKIGTELLR; encoded by the coding sequence ATGGAAAATCAAGTCGGAAAAACCAAAGATGTAGGATTTCAATTTGGAATAAGAAAAACCTTTTCTGTTTCGAGTGAGAAAGTTTGGGACTTTTTATTTTCCGAAAATGGACTAAGGATTTGGTTAGGCAATTTGAAAAATGAACTTGAAATTAAAAAAGAATTCGAAACTGAAAATGACATAACAGGTCTTGTCCGTGTTTTTAAAACAAATTCACATATTCGTTTGAATTGGAAACCGAAAAATTGGGAAAATATGTCAACAATTCAAATTAGAGTAATTGGAAATCAGACTAAGGCAACCATAGCCATCCATCAAGAGAAATTATTGAATACCGAACAGCGAAATGAAATGAAAGCATATTGGACTGAGATAATGAAGAAAATTGGCACTGAACTATTGAGATAG
- a CDS encoding alpha/beta hydrolase has translation MKNIVLITISMVLTQSLFAQKVFSIKSDKLERTVSVSVQKPTNYQSSKSYPLVFMLHGYSENYEQWSKTTNLEKLATDYQMILVCPEGFVNYYLNSPNLKTFQYEDFFFQELVPNIEEKYNIDNKNIFITGLSMGGYGALSLFIKHSEFFNTAASTSGALEFDYENLKKVSLKFFESKRMTNDMEMTLGNPKENDWQKFSISSLLKNQKEFNKGFFIDCGLDDPLLSNTIQIKELALSKKLPIRFSIQPGEHNTEYWAKSVEYHFVYFKQHLKTE, from the coding sequence ATGAAAAATATCGTTTTAATTACAATATCTATGGTTTTGACACAATCACTTTTTGCTCAAAAAGTTTTTAGCATAAAATCAGATAAATTGGAAAGAACAGTTTCAGTTTCTGTACAAAAACCAACAAACTATCAATCTTCAAAAAGCTATCCTTTGGTTTTTATGCTTCACGGTTATAGTGAAAATTATGAACAATGGAGTAAAACAACCAATTTGGAAAAATTAGCAACGGATTATCAAATGATTTTAGTCTGTCCAGAAGGTTTCGTCAACTATTATTTGAATAGTCCAAATTTAAAAACCTTTCAATACGAAGATTTCTTTTTCCAAGAACTTGTTCCTAACATTGAGGAAAAATACAATATTGACAACAAGAATATTTTTATAACTGGTTTGAGCATGGGAGGCTATGGAGCTTTGAGTTTATTCATAAAGCATTCTGAATTTTTCAATACTGCTGCTTCTACAAGTGGAGCTCTTGAATTTGATTACGAAAACTTAAAAAAAGTCAGCTTAAAATTCTTTGAAAGCAAAAGAATGACAAACGATATGGAAATGACATTGGGAAACCCGAAAGAAAATGATTGGCAAAAGTTTAGCATTTCATCTTTGTTAAAAAACCAAAAGGAATTTAATAAAGGTTTTTTTATTGATTGTGGTTTAGATGACCCTTTACTCTCAAACACCATACAAATTAAGGAATTGGCTTTGTCTAAAAAATTACCGATAAGATTTTCAATTCAACCCGGAGAACACAATACTGAATATTGGGCGAAATCCGTTGAATACCATTTTGTATACTTCAAGCAACATCTGAAAACTGAATAG
- a CDS encoding RidA family protein translates to MMNRMEHINPEGLIKNSAFSQIITTEGNGKTIYIGGQNAVNGNGEIVGKNDILKQTEQVMKNLEIALKSCGVNFESLVKLNIHIVQGQNAYGAFQVSQKFLGQNPNPPIITVLYVAGLINPEFLLEIDAIAFKPEK, encoded by the coding sequence ATGATGAATAGAATGGAACATATAAATCCGGAAGGACTAATAAAAAATTCTGCGTTTTCTCAAATCATAACGACTGAAGGAAACGGAAAGACAATTTATATAGGTGGACAAAATGCAGTAAATGGAAACGGAGAAATTGTAGGGAAAAATGATATTTTAAAGCAAACTGAGCAAGTAATGAAAAACCTTGAAATTGCTCTTAAATCTTGTGGAGTAAATTTTGAGAGTTTAGTGAAATTAAACATTCACATTGTTCAAGGGCAGAATGCTTATGGTGCATTTCAAGTTTCACAGAAATTTTTAGGACAAAACCCAAACCCACCGATTATTACAGTTTTGTATGTTGCAGGACTAATAAATCCCGAATTTTTACTTGAAATTGATGCTATCGCATTTAAACCTGAAAAATAA
- a CDS encoding winged helix-turn-helix transcriptional regulator, whose protein sequence is MRKKQSTNYVNEQFLFQVCELNSAIAMINGRWKSQIVYSISQGNNRFHLIQQELPNISETVLARQLKELETHAILIKKEIPNTVPVGIEYVLTNKGLDLVPILESLCDWGKLYADGKRISAHSIS, encoded by the coding sequence ATGAGAAAAAAACAATCGACAAATTATGTCAACGAACAGTTCCTATTTCAAGTTTGTGAGTTAAATTCGGCAATTGCAATGATAAATGGTCGATGGAAATCACAGATTGTTTATTCCATTTCTCAAGGCAACAATCGATTTCATTTGATACAGCAAGAGTTGCCTAATATTTCGGAAACTGTTTTGGCAAGACAATTAAAGGAATTGGAAACACACGCCATATTAATTAAAAAAGAAATTCCAAATACAGTACCTGTTGGAATAGAATATGTTTTGACCAATAAAGGCTTGGATTTGGTTCCTATTTTAGAAAGTCTTTGTGATTGGGGGAAATTGTACGCAGATGGCAAAAGGATTTCTGCTCACTCTATTTCTTAA
- a CDS encoding putative glycolipid-binding domain-containing protein: MQAQDKIIVWKSTYVNTTEFTTIIFKDSIEVKGHITGQGLGKLLNVNYQLDINKKWEIKSVNINFQSDSTFNISLTKNKDNHWVNEKGKILEQLDNCIDIDIALTPFTNTLPINRLGLAVGESKEIEVVYFELPTQNFSPAKQRYTNLGNGVYKYENLASGFTANLKVDSQGFVLDYPGIWHRVFSEHEATARQKEGFASSLISDNASDEIAGNNIYDWLIGSWNVEAVDYLENNEILKSQGEWHFAYVLEGRAVQDVWIAPKRSLRTPNLKQPRIRYGSSIRYFDAKSKKWSVYWFNPVSSTVSKLYGWKDKGNIVQEGTDEDGNIMRWTFQNITNKSFHWKGEISTDNGETFTLQAEFFGTRKY; encoded by the coding sequence ATGCAAGCACAAGACAAAATAATAGTGTGGAAAAGCACTTATGTAAACACAACCGAATTTACCACCATTATTTTTAAAGACTCGATTGAAGTTAAGGGACACATCACAGGTCAAGGATTGGGGAAATTATTGAATGTAAATTATCAACTTGACATTAATAAAAAATGGGAAATTAAGTCTGTAAACATCAATTTTCAATCAGACAGTACGTTTAACATCTCACTCACAAAAAATAAAGACAATCATTGGGTCAATGAAAAAGGCAAAATCCTCGAACAATTGGATAACTGTATAGACATTGATATTGCCTTGACCCCTTTTACCAACACATTACCAATCAATAGGCTGGGTCTAGCAGTTGGAGAATCAAAAGAAATAGAAGTCGTTTACTTTGAATTACCTACCCAAAATTTTTCGCCTGCCAAACAGCGATATACCAATTTAGGTAATGGAGTTTACAAGTATGAAAATCTTGCTTCCGGATTTACTGCAAACTTAAAAGTTGACAGTCAAGGATTTGTTTTGGATTACCCAGGTATTTGGCATAGAGTGTTTTCAGAGCATGAAGCTACTGCAAGACAGAAGGAAGGATTTGCTTCTTCACTGATTTCAGATAACGCAAGTGACGAAATTGCTGGAAATAATATTTACGATTGGCTTATAGGAAGTTGGAATGTAGAAGCTGTTGATTATTTAGAAAACAATGAAATATTAAAATCACAAGGTGAATGGCATTTTGCCTATGTTCTTGAAGGGCGGGCTGTGCAAGATGTTTGGATTGCCCCGAAACGTTCATTAAGAACGCCAAACCTAAAACAGCCAAGAATTCGTTATGGTTCAAGCATACGTTATTTTGACGCAAAATCAAAAAAATGGTCTGTTTATTGGTTCAATCCCGTGAGTAGTACAGTAAGTAAACTTTATGGTTGGAAAGACAAAGGTAATATTGTACAGGAAGGAACCGATGAAGATGGAAATATAATGCGGTGGACATTTCAGAACATAACCAATAAGTCATTTCATTGGAAAGGAGAAATTAGTACCGATAACGGAGAGACTTTTACTTTACAAGCAGAGTTCTTTGGAACACGAAAATATTAA